The following coding sequences are from one Odontesthes bonariensis isolate fOdoBon6 chromosome 10, fOdoBon6.hap1, whole genome shotgun sequence window:
- the igf3 gene encoding insulin-like growth factor 3 isoform X1, with product MHSSCCRPARPLTLKVLCVRICMFYSTMCLAGWPLSSEASKIRCGSELLSDLRLVCGDRGIHFGRPTRYGARSRGKGIVDLCCKSSGCDLQHLEMYCAKAQSPERTTASPATTTPATTTAPYTTTKQEMFQTVFEKRLLEHMGAPNSPKRKSYRKKTQPSASRKNKVSSSRRRMSTQSPTSPTSRPTSASASPL from the exons ATGCACTCCTCATGCTGCCGCCCGGCCAGGCCGCTCACACTCAAG GTGCTGTGTGTCCGGATCTGCATGTTCTACTCCACCATGTGTCTGGCGGGCTGGCCTCTCTCCTCGGAGGCATCCAAAATCCGCTGTGGCTCCGAGCTCCTCAGTGACCTCAGATTAGTTTGTGGGGACCGTGGAATCCATTTTG GAAGACCAACGAGATACGGCGCGCGTTCCAGAGGAAAGGGGATAGTGGATCTGTGCTGCAAATCCTCCGGCTGTGACCTTCAGCACCTGGAGATGTACTGTGCCAAAGCCCAGAGCCCGGAGCGCACCACCGCTTCTCCAGCCACCACCACTCCAGCCACCACCACAGCACCGTACACCACCACAAAACAAGAAATG TTCCAAACAGTATTTGAGAAGAGACTCTTAGAGCACATGGGAGCTCCCAACAGTCCAAAGAGGAAATCTTACAGGAAGAAAACGCAGCCTTCAGCttcaaggaaaaacaaagtttcGTCGTCGCGCCGAAGGATGAGCACACAGAGCCCAACCAGCCCAACGAGCCGGCCCACTTCAGCCTCTGCCAGCCCACTCTGA
- the igf3 gene encoding insulin-like growth factor 3 isoform X2, whose product MFYSTMCLAGWPLSSEASKIRCGSELLSDLRLVCGDRGIHFGRPTRYGARSRGKGIVDLCCKSSGCDLQHLEMYCAKAQSPERTTASPATTTPATTTAPYTTTKQEMFQTVFEKRLLEHMGAPNSPKRKSYRKKTQPSASRKNKVSSSRRRMSTQSPTSPTSRPTSASASPL is encoded by the exons ATGTTCTACTCCACCATGTGTCTGGCGGGCTGGCCTCTCTCCTCGGAGGCATCCAAAATCCGCTGTGGCTCCGAGCTCCTCAGTGACCTCAGATTAGTTTGTGGGGACCGTGGAATCCATTTTG GAAGACCAACGAGATACGGCGCGCGTTCCAGAGGAAAGGGGATAGTGGATCTGTGCTGCAAATCCTCCGGCTGTGACCTTCAGCACCTGGAGATGTACTGTGCCAAAGCCCAGAGCCCGGAGCGCACCACCGCTTCTCCAGCCACCACCACTCCAGCCACCACCACAGCACCGTACACCACCACAAAACAAGAAATG TTCCAAACAGTATTTGAGAAGAGACTCTTAGAGCACATGGGAGCTCCCAACAGTCCAAAGAGGAAATCTTACAGGAAGAAAACGCAGCCTTCAGCttcaaggaaaaacaaagtttcGTCGTCGCGCCGAAGGATGAGCACACAGAGCCCAACCAGCCCAACGAGCCGGCCCACTTCAGCCTCTGCCAGCCCACTCTGA